From Diospyros lotus cultivar Yz01 chromosome 4, ASM1463336v1, whole genome shotgun sequence, a single genomic window includes:
- the LOC127800105 gene encoding uncharacterized protein LOC127800105, producing the protein MNDWRSEERGSCFLHPKEANTGVCPLCLNERLLVLAAKQEANKKQQLFSFQISQYSTLRKPSSSSSSISLPKIFSFGSLLNRFEFHHNKPYHHTYDDSPSAEDSFISIKFEDNGVASWDKGTVSKVSLDHCNNISWSNKKSVVEHVRPRGSSLRWRKRIGHMFQLNRWRRSSKASGCHAGSKLEGAKVVRSSSSGWIRTLTKRKTKE; encoded by the exons ATGAATGATTGGAGATCAGAAGAAAGGGGAAGCTGCTTCTTACACCCGAAAGAAGCCAACACAGGGGTGTGCCCCCTGTGCTTGAATGAAAGACTCCTCGTCTTGGCTGCAAAACAAGAAGCCAACAAAAAGCAGCAGCTCTTTTCATTCCAAATCTCTCAATATTCCACACTAAGAAAgcccagcagcagcagcagcagcatctcCCTCCCCAAGATCTTTTCTTTTGGCTCTCTCCTCAACCGCTTTGAATTTCACCACAACAAGCCCTACCACCACACCTACGACGACTCTCCTAGCGCGGAAG ATTCTTTTATATCAATAAAGTTTGAAGATAATGGAGTCGCCTCATGGGACAAGGGCACAGTGTCAAAGGTCTCACTAGACCACTGCAACAATATCTCATGGAGCAACAAGAAGAGTGTGGTAGAGCATGTGAGGCCACGTGGCAGCTCGCTGAGGTGGAGGAAGAGGATAGGTCACATGTTCCAGCTCAACAGGTGGAGGAGGTCCAGCAAGGCAAGTGGGTGCCACGCAGGCAGCAAGCTGGAGGGGGCAAAGGTGGTGAGGAGTAGCAGCAGTGGATGGATAAGAACTCTGACaaagaggaagaccaaagaatAA